Proteins from a single region of Zavarzinella sp.:
- a CDS encoding protein kinase: MIQPQRNLFGPPSEVGDLGTFGKYRILKELGRGGMGAVFVALDSFLNRKVALKLMLPEVMHDQSAQTRFIDEARAVAQISHINVVKIYEAGLINELPYFTMELLNGCSLDYYLRNKGLPNFMQVVRIALETCRGLKVAHEKNLIHRDIKPANIWLESPKGRIKILDFGLAKPISTNKGITSTGGVVGTPAFMSPEQALGTPLDARSDLYSLGTMLYLLCTGHYPFEGKTSPAVMVAIISGKYAPIATHNSAVPQELVEFIDGLMQHDPAKRIPSADAAIDQLIAIVNRIESQNTANTTYQAPNTAKATVFEKVDLPDQSMVSTAGGRGESIADNAHVVVELIDEFEELPEALPVRETKVRSARERRPEPRTSRERGGGSRRRERIPPAFDRSGPPPKSYGKTLFIIFLVMLLLFIGIVGALYLFQDNDEKDSSREKAPTQATLSVTAPKTSSSAKPGVPAKSVVAKSVPTGAFLGVVFSECPEGMKLNEVIPYSPAANAGLKTDDIITRYDGHAIAGMKLAEFKDIIATSPLGTRLQLEALRDGSSRQFQVLITGRTLAGQYHLSHSVNNKLKTSVWHFEPYGKVNQFRPSGDTVQKLTGKWSHVRNRLTIDWDEGARENGNATFNQDGNLEYQVVSHPKEPEFVGQKLLLNEFHNPGLRMGVLNIDNKLDVDLVFDVRFIMVTPTDIHMFNVWKEYKLPARKSYQYWLAGAYLAQIKFDSSMDAGEQEKRYLLPVDIVEKQDKPAQNQGRNFEFVQVGTTGIDMKTILGKK, from the coding sequence ATGATTCAACCCCAACGAAACCTGTTTGGCCCACCTTCCGAAGTGGGGGATTTGGGCACGTTTGGCAAATATCGCATCCTGAAAGAGCTTGGCCGTGGGGGCATGGGGGCCGTTTTTGTCGCTTTAGACTCATTCCTGAATCGCAAAGTCGCACTGAAATTGATGCTGCCAGAGGTGATGCACGATCAATCTGCCCAGACCCGCTTTATCGACGAAGCACGTGCGGTGGCCCAGATCTCCCACATCAACGTGGTGAAAATTTATGAAGCTGGTCTCATTAATGAGTTGCCGTATTTCACCATGGAACTGCTGAATGGCTGTTCGCTGGATTATTATTTGCGGAACAAAGGGCTGCCCAACTTCATGCAGGTAGTGCGGATTGCCCTGGAAACCTGCCGTGGCTTGAAAGTTGCTCATGAGAAAAATCTCATCCATCGTGATATCAAGCCCGCCAATATCTGGCTGGAATCTCCCAAAGGTCGCATCAAAATCCTCGATTTTGGGCTAGCGAAGCCGATCAGCACCAATAAAGGGATCACCAGCACCGGTGGGGTGGTAGGAACGCCCGCATTTATGAGTCCGGAACAGGCACTGGGCACCCCACTGGATGCCCGATCTGACTTGTACAGCCTGGGCACGATGCTTTACCTGCTTTGCACCGGACATTACCCGTTTGAAGGCAAAACATCACCCGCCGTGATGGTCGCGATTATCAGTGGAAAATACGCACCGATCGCCACGCACAACTCGGCGGTACCGCAAGAGTTGGTGGAGTTTATTGATGGCCTGATGCAGCACGACCCCGCCAAACGGATTCCCAGTGCGGATGCCGCCATTGATCAGCTCATAGCGATTGTCAACCGAATCGAATCGCAGAATACGGCGAACACTACTTACCAGGCACCGAATACGGCGAAAGCGACCGTGTTTGAAAAGGTCGATTTGCCCGACCAGAGCATGGTTTCCACTGCGGGTGGGCGGGGTGAAAGTATTGCTGATAACGCCCACGTGGTTGTGGAATTGATCGATGAGTTTGAAGAACTTCCCGAAGCACTGCCGGTGCGTGAAACCAAAGTTCGATCAGCACGAGAGCGTCGACCGGAACCACGCACTTCACGGGAACGGGGTGGGGGAAGTCGCCGTCGGGAACGCATCCCACCTGCATTCGACCGAAGTGGCCCACCGCCAAAGAGTTATGGTAAAACACTATTCATTATTTTCCTGGTAATGCTGCTGCTGTTTATTGGAATCGTTGGAGCCCTTTATCTGTTTCAGGACAACGACGAGAAAGATAGCAGTCGGGAGAAAGCACCCACCCAGGCAACATTATCAGTGACAGCACCGAAAACCAGTTCCTCTGCAAAACCTGGTGTGCCTGCAAAATCAGTCGTAGCCAAATCCGTGCCCACTGGTGCGTTTCTGGGGGTAGTCTTTTCAGAATGCCCAGAGGGAATGAAACTGAACGAAGTTATCCCTTATTCGCCAGCAGCCAATGCCGGATTGAAAACAGATGACATTATTACCAGATATGATGGTCACGCGATTGCAGGCATGAAACTTGCTGAATTCAAAGACATTATCGCAACTAGCCCATTAGGAACCCGGCTACAGTTGGAGGCGTTGCGAGATGGTTCGAGCCGCCAGTTCCAGGTTCTCATCACAGGCCGAACACTCGCAGGACAATATCATCTGTCTCATTCTGTGAACAATAAACTTAAGACATCTGTATGGCATTTTGAACCTTATGGTAAAGTAAATCAGTTCCGGCCCAGTGGCGATACTGTTCAGAAACTTACTGGAAAATGGAGCCATGTCCGAAATCGTCTTACCATTGACTGGGATGAAGGAGCCAGAGAAAACGGTAATGCAACATTTAATCAAGATGGAAATCTGGAATATCAGGTGGTATCTCACCCCAAAGAACCGGAATTTGTTGGGCAAAAACTTCTTCTGAACGAATTTCACAACCCTGGGCTACGAATGGGTGTGCTCAACATCGACAATAAACTGGATGTTGATCTGGTATTTGACGTCCGTTTCATCATGGTTACACCAACGGATATTCACATGTTTAATGTCTGGAAAGAATACAAATTGCCTGCCCGCAAATCGTACCAGTATTGGTTAGCAGGGGCATACCTTGCACAAATTAAGTTTGATTCATCTATGGATGCCGGTGAGCAGGAAAAAAGGTATCTGTTGCCAGTGGATATTGTTGAAAAACAGGATAAACCAGCCCAAAACCAAGGGCGAAATTTTGAATTTGTTCAAGTAGGTACCACTGGAATCGACATGAAAACAATTCTTGGGAAAAAATAG